Proteins from a single region of Urocitellus parryii isolate mUroPar1 chromosome 4, mUroPar1.hap1, whole genome shotgun sequence:
- the Or5ar1 gene encoding olfactory receptor 5AR1 has protein sequence MDKENHSTVTEFIFMGITQDPQLQMIFFVVFLIVYLVNVVGNVGMIILIISDTQLHTPMYIFLCNLSFVDLGYSTAIAPRMLADFLTKHKVISFSSCATQFAFFVGFVDAECYVLAAMAYDRFVTICRPLHYSTLMSKRVCWALMLGSYLAGLLSLVAHTSLTFSLNYCGSNIINHFFCEIPPLLALSCSDTYVSEILLFSLCGFIEFSTILIIVISYAFILLAIIRMRSSEGRFKAFSTCGSHLTGVTLFYGTVMFMYLRPTSSYSLDQDKWASVFYTIIIPMLNPLIYSLRNKDVKAAFKKLVGRKPQ, from the coding sequence atggataaagaaaaccaCTCAACGGTGACAGAGTTCATCTTTATGGGCATCACTCAAGACCCTCAGCTACAGATGATCTTCTTTGTGGTCTTTCTCATTGTCTACCTGGTCAATGTGGTGGGGAATGTTGGTATGATTATTCTGATCATATCAGACACTCAGCTTCACACACCCATGTATATTTTCCTCTGCAACCTCTCTTTTGTTGACCTGGGCTACTCCACAGCCATTGCCCCCAGGATGCTGGCTGACTTCCTGACAAAGCACAAAGTCATCTCCTTCTCCAGTTGTGCCACACAGTTTGCTTTCTTTGTAGGTTTTGTGGATGCCGAGTGCTATGTCCTGGCggccatggcctatgaccgctttgTGACCATCTGTCGACCCCTCCACTACAGCACTCTCATGTCCAAGCGGGTCTGCTGGGCTCTCATGCTGGGCTCTTACCTGGCTGGACTCCTGAGCTTAGTAGCCCACACTTCACTCACATTCAGCCTCAATTACTGCGGTTCCAACATCATCaaccatttcttctgtgaaatccCACCGCTCCTGGCCCTCTCTTGCTCAGACACCTATGTCAGTGAGATACTGCTCTTCAGTCTGTGCGGCTTCATCGAGTTCAGCACCATCCTCATCATTGTCATCTCCTATGCCTTCATCCTCCTGGCCATCATCAGAATGCGCTCCTCGGAAGGCCGCTTTAAGGctttctccacctgtgggtcccACCTTACTGGTGTCACCCTCTTCTATGGCACAGTCATGTTTATGTATCTGAGGCCGACATCCAGCTACTCTCTGGACCAAGACAAGTGGGCCTCTGTGTTCTACACCATCATCATCCCCATGTTGAACCCCTTGATCTACAGTTTGCGGAACAAGGATGTGAAAGCTGCATTCAAAAAGCTGGTTGGGAGAAAACctcaataa